A region of Chlamydia crocodili DNA encodes the following proteins:
- a CDS encoding CPBP family intramembrane glutamic endopeptidase gives MIRSWLFLLIFLALAAVVSRNFFTWPKPSEKNPLQLRHILVGVALLFLPGLIPFITGSHSDITARSLHGIFLASAYIFYLLGLPIEVTRSVIYSGNKPEATFLGAIFSAIRMWIIVIPITQIIGLVLNKGLMLILPMESLQEQTLTQEVQDTLTSTVYDRGFILSLGILIPFAEEIFFRGFLQTFLKNKMNRVYALLYSSVIFALTHVEHSWGSLIFVPVLLIFSLFTGFLYEKERHIAAPIVLHILFNVTNIGMLSV, from the coding sequence ATGATTCGTTCTTGGTTGTTCCTTCTTATATTTCTAGCTCTAGCAGCTGTTGTATCGAGAAATTTTTTTACCTGGCCAAAACCCTCAGAAAAAAACCCATTACAACTACGGCATATTCTTGTCGGCGTTGCCCTTTTGTTTCTTCCTGGATTGATTCCTTTTATTACAGGATCACATTCTGATATCACCGCTCGTTCGCTACACGGGATCTTTCTAGCATCTGCTTACATTTTTTATCTTCTAGGATTACCTATTGAAGTTACACGTAGTGTAATTTATTCAGGGAATAAGCCCGAGGCAACATTTTTAGGAGCAATTTTCTCTGCAATACGAATGTGGATTATTGTAATCCCTATTACTCAAATCATTGGTTTGGTGCTGAATAAAGGCTTAATGCTGATCTTACCTATGGAGTCTCTACAAGAACAAACACTCACTCAGGAAGTCCAAGATACTCTGACATCTACAGTGTATGATCGTGGATTTATTCTAAGTTTAGGAATTTTAATTCCTTTTGCTGAGGAAATATTCTTCAGAGGTTTTCTACAAACCTTTCTGAAAAATAAAATGAATAGAGTTTATGCTCTTTTATATTCTTCAGTAATCTTTGCTCTTACCCATGTGGAGCATTCCTGGGGGAGCTTGATATTTGTCCCTGTTCTTTTAATTTTTTCTCTATTTACGGGATTTCTTTATGAAAAAGAACGTCATATCGCTGCGCCTATAGTATTGCATATACTATTCAACGTTACAAATATCGGAATGTTATCGGTATAA
- a CDS encoding acetyl-CoA carboxylase carboxyltransferase subunit alpha: MELLPHEKQVVEYEKTIAEFKEKNKKNSLLSSSEIQKLERRLDKLKEKIYSDLTPWERVQICRHPSRPRSVNYIEGMCEEFVELCGDRTFRDDPAVVGGLAKIQGQRFMLIGQEKGCDTSSRMHRNFGMLCPEGFRKALRLAKMAEKFGLPIIFLVDTPGAFPGLTAEERGQGWAIANNLFQLARLKTPIIVLVIGEGCSGGALGMAIGDVIAMLEHSYYSVISPEGCASILWKDPKKNSEAAAMLKMHGEDLKQFAIVDVVIKEPVGGAHHDPATVYRDVQNFILQEWLRLKDLSIEDLLEKRYQKFRTIGLYETSSESSPEA, translated from the coding sequence ATGGAGCTTCTTCCCCACGAAAAACAAGTGGTAGAGTATGAGAAAACGATAGCCGAGTTTAAAGAAAAAAATAAAAAAAACTCTTTACTCTCCTCCTCAGAGATACAGAAATTGGAAAGGCGTTTAGATAAGTTAAAAGAGAAGATTTATTCTGATTTGACGCCGTGGGAGCGTGTGCAGATTTGCCGTCATCCCTCTCGTCCTCGATCGGTCAACTATATCGAAGGGATGTGTGAGGAATTTGTCGAGCTTTGTGGAGATCGTACGTTTCGTGATGATCCCGCCGTGGTTGGGGGATTAGCTAAAATCCAAGGCCAGCGCTTCATGCTTATTGGTCAGGAAAAAGGGTGTGACACCTCTTCTCGTATGCATAGAAATTTCGGGATGCTTTGTCCTGAAGGTTTCCGTAAAGCATTGCGGCTAGCAAAAATGGCTGAAAAGTTTGGTTTGCCTATCATTTTCTTAGTAGACACTCCTGGAGCCTTTCCCGGTCTTACTGCCGAAGAACGTGGTCAGGGATGGGCTATTGCTAATAACCTTTTCCAATTAGCTAGATTAAAAACCCCAATCATTGTTCTTGTTATTGGCGAGGGGTGTTCTGGAGGTGCTTTAGGAATGGCAATCGGCGATGTGATTGCTATGTTAGAGCATTCCTATTATTCTGTAATTTCTCCTGAAGGTTGTGCTTCTATTCTTTGGAAAGATCCTAAAAAGAATAGTGAGGCAGCTGCCATGTTAAAAATGCATGGTGAGGATCTCAAGCAATTTGCTATTGTGGATGTTGTAATTAAGGAGCCGGTGGGTGGGGCACACCACGATCCTGCTACTGTATATCGCGATGTTCAAAATTTCATTCTTCAGGAATGGTTACGGTTAAAAGACCTATCGATAGAAGATTTATTAGAAAAGCGGTATCAGAAATTTCGAACTATAGGTCTCTATGAAACTTCTTCTGAAAGCAGTCCTGAGGCATAA
- a CDS encoding ABC transporter ATP-binding protein has product MKLLLKAVLRHKKHLTLLGFSLLAILGLTISSQAEIFSLGIIAKTGPDAFVLFARKENNRLLKAPQLSQEQILERWSDISPNSDTITSAQAQAYISRYGRGTTSITSRLSRLISQHIDLSHFGSLALFLVVVAIFKAVTLFFQRFLSQVVAIRVSCDLRRDYFKALQRLPMTFFHTHDMGNLSSRVVTDSTSIAQAVNSLMVNYVQAPITLTLALAVCLSISWKFSLLVSVAFPVLILPIVIIARKIKALAKRIQKNQDKFSSVLLDFLAGIVTVKVFRTESFAFKKYCDQNNQIANLEEKSAVYGLLPRPLLHTIASLFFAFVVIIGLYKFNIPPEELIVFCGLLYLIYDPVKKFGDENTTIMKGCAAAERFYEVLSHPDLHHESEDSQEFLGLTRSIEFRDVSFSYDNEKAVLKELNFTINKGEAIGIVGPTGSGKTTISKLLPRLYEIAQGEILLDGISIKDYSKSSLRNHIGCVLQNPFLFYDTIWNNLTCGKDIPEDDVIHALKQAYAYEFVQKMPQGVHSLLEESGKNLSGGQQQRLTIARALLKNASILILDEATSSLDAISENYIKEIIGQLKGQCTQIIIAHKLSTLEYVDRVIYLEQGKKVAEGIKDELLSSCPAFLKMWELSGTKDWEASPSTSSDLITPLSLR; this is encoded by the coding sequence ATGAAACTTCTTCTGAAAGCAGTCCTGAGGCATAAAAAGCATCTTACGCTATTGGGTTTTTCCCTACTTGCTATTTTAGGATTAACCATCTCTTCTCAAGCAGAGATTTTTTCTTTAGGCATTATAGCAAAAACAGGACCTGACGCTTTTGTTCTTTTCGCTCGCAAGGAAAACAATCGCCTCTTAAAGGCCCCTCAGTTAAGCCAAGAGCAGATTTTAGAGAGATGGTCTGACATCTCTCCTAATTCCGATACAATAACTTCTGCACAAGCACAGGCTTATATTTCTCGTTATGGAAGAGGAACTACATCCATAACGAGCAGATTATCACGTCTTATTTCTCAGCATATAGATCTATCACATTTCGGCTCTTTAGCTTTATTTTTAGTTGTTGTGGCGATTTTTAAAGCGGTAACTTTATTCTTCCAGAGATTTTTATCCCAAGTAGTGGCTATTCGTGTAAGCTGCGATCTTCGTAGAGATTATTTTAAAGCTCTACAAAGGCTTCCGATGACATTTTTCCATACTCACGATATGGGAAATCTTAGTAGTCGCGTGGTTACTGATTCTACAAGCATTGCTCAGGCAGTAAACTCTTTAATGGTTAACTATGTTCAAGCTCCGATAACCCTAACACTAGCTTTGGCAGTATGTTTATCGATATCTTGGAAATTCTCTCTTTTGGTGTCGGTTGCCTTTCCTGTATTGATTCTTCCTATTGTAATCATTGCCAGAAAAATCAAAGCCTTAGCGAAAAGAATACAGAAAAATCAGGATAAATTTTCTTCGGTACTTTTAGATTTTCTCGCAGGCATTGTCACTGTAAAGGTTTTCCGTACAGAATCTTTTGCCTTTAAGAAATATTGTGATCAAAACAATCAGATTGCTAATCTGGAAGAAAAAAGTGCGGTCTATGGTTTGCTCCCACGCCCACTCCTACATACGATAGCTTCTTTATTCTTTGCTTTCGTTGTGATCATCGGTCTCTATAAGTTCAATATTCCTCCTGAAGAGCTCATTGTATTTTGTGGATTACTATATCTTATCTACGATCCTGTGAAGAAATTCGGAGATGAGAATACAACCATTATGAAAGGTTGTGCAGCTGCTGAGAGGTTCTATGAAGTGCTTTCCCACCCCGATCTTCATCATGAGTCTGAAGATAGTCAAGAATTCTTAGGATTAACAAGAAGTATAGAATTTCGAGATGTTTCTTTTTCTTATGATAATGAAAAAGCAGTTCTTAAGGAGTTGAACTTTACAATAAACAAAGGTGAGGCAATTGGTATTGTTGGTCCTACAGGAAGTGGGAAAACAACAATTAGTAAATTATTGCCTAGACTATACGAGATAGCGCAGGGAGAGATTCTTTTAGATGGAATTTCTATCAAAGACTACAGCAAATCTTCTCTTAGAAATCATATCGGCTGTGTTTTACAAAACCCGTTTCTATTTTATGATACTATTTGGAATAACCTTACTTGTGGTAAGGATATTCCCGAAGATGATGTCATTCATGCATTAAAGCAAGCCTATGCTTATGAATTTGTTCAAAAAATGCCCCAAGGAGTACATAGCCTTCTTGAAGAATCTGGAAAAAATCTTTCTGGAGGACAACAACAAAGATTGACTATAGCACGAGCTTTATTGAAAAATGCTTCCATCTTGATTTTAGACGAAGCTACATCTTCTTTAGATGCTATTAGTGAAAACTATATTAAAGAGATCATTGGGCAGCTAAAAGGTCAGTGTACTCAGATAATCATTGCTCATAAGCTCTCCACTCTCGAATACGTAGATCGGGTAATTTATTTAGAGCAAGGTAAGAAAGTCGCAGAAGGAATAAAAGATGAGCTTTTGTCTTCATGTCCTGCTTTCTTAAAAATGTGGGAATTATCAGGAACTAAGGATTGGGAAGCGTCTCCATCTACAAGTTCAGATTTGATTACACCGCTGTCTCTTCGCTGA
- a CDS encoding type III secretion system chaperone family protein: MTTWSLNQNNLSKYLTHAGLEPLLERESGLTYINIQAEDHELPLFFVIRSEGEILQMICYFPYQLYDNQKEATARLLHLLNRDVDIPGFGMDEEQGLIFYRLVVPCLNGEINETLLRVYIDTIRLVCDSFSHAIGLISSGNMNLDELKKQARKERQE; encoded by the coding sequence ATGACAACATGGTCTTTAAATCAAAATAATCTATCAAAATATCTCACACATGCAGGATTAGAGCCCCTTTTAGAAAGAGAAAGTGGATTAACTTATATCAATATCCAAGCTGAAGATCACGAGCTGCCTTTATTTTTTGTAATTCGTAGTGAAGGAGAAATTCTTCAGATGATCTGCTACTTCCCTTACCAACTCTATGACAACCAAAAAGAAGCTACAGCACGCCTTCTCCACTTACTAAATAGAGATGTCGATATTCCTGGATTCGGAATGGATGAGGAACAAGGACTAATTTTCTATCGTTTAGTAGTCCCTTGTCTAAATGGTGAAATTAATGAAACATTATTGCGCGTATATATCGACACAATTAGGTTGGTTTGCGATAGTTTTTCTCACGCTATAGGCTTGATCTCTTCAGGAAATATGAATCTTGATGAATTGAAAAAACAAGCACGTAAAGAAAGACAGGAATAA
- a CDS encoding FliO/MopB family protein: MPYKIFSYLTFCMDDLALADASSEQINLQGMFPENMKLEMFKMLGSLILLLTLFGIGVWAFKKFLKSKGQGFGNTSTIKILDRRSLNQKTCIYIIRVVNKILVIAEAGEKITLLSEFPPNTDINELLQQNEKKGPSDTSDFLSKSIRKFHKNKKVDSTQVSNLTDKEF; this comes from the coding sequence ATGCCTTATAAAATTTTTTCTTATCTAACATTTTGCATGGACGATCTTGCTCTTGCTGATGCTTCTAGTGAGCAAATAAATCTTCAAGGAATGTTTCCAGAAAATATGAAGCTGGAAATGTTTAAGATGCTAGGATCTTTAATATTACTTCTTACATTATTTGGTATTGGAGTATGGGCATTTAAGAAGTTCCTAAAGTCTAAAGGTCAAGGTTTTGGAAATACTTCAACAATCAAGATTCTTGATCGACGCTCCTTAAATCAAAAAACTTGTATCTACATTATTCGCGTGGTAAACAAAATTCTTGTCATTGCAGAAGCAGGAGAAAAAATTACATTACTTTCAGAATTTCCTCCAAATACAGATATCAATGAACTCCTACAACAAAATGAAAAAAAAGGACCTTCGGATACTTCTGATTTTCTTAGCAAGAGCATACGGAAATTTCATAAAAATAAAAAAGTAGATAGTACTCAGGTCTCTAATCTTACTGACAAAGAATTTTAA
- a CDS encoding enoyl-[acyl-carrier-protein] reductase, with product MLKIDLTGKVAFIAGIGDDQGYGWGIAKILAEAGATIIVGTWVPIYKIFSQSWDLGKFNESRKLSDGSLLEIKKIYPMDASFDKPEDVPQDIAENKRYKGISGYTISEIVEEITKDFGHIDILVHSLANSPEISKPLLETSRKGYLAALSTSSYSLVSLLAHFGPIMNTDGSCISLTYLASSRAVPGYGGGMSAAKAALESDTKMLAWEAGRKWGVRVNTISAGPLASRAGKAIGFIEQMVDYYLDWTPIPKPMTTEQVGAAAAFLVSPLASAITGETLYVDHGASIMGIGPEMLPKHS from the coding sequence ATGTTAAAGATCGATTTAACTGGCAAAGTAGCTTTTATAGCGGGTATTGGTGATGATCAGGGCTATGGCTGGGGAATCGCTAAAATATTAGCAGAAGCAGGAGCTACTATCATCGTAGGAACTTGGGTACCTATTTATAAAATCTTCTCCCAATCTTGGGATTTAGGAAAGTTTAATGAATCAAGGAAATTGTCCGACGGAAGTCTCCTAGAAATCAAAAAAATTTACCCCATGGATGCCAGTTTCGATAAACCCGAAGATGTTCCTCAAGATATTGCAGAAAACAAACGCTACAAAGGGATCTCAGGGTATACTATCTCTGAGATTGTTGAAGAGATTACGAAGGATTTTGGTCATATTGATATTTTAGTCCATTCTCTAGCTAACAGTCCGGAAATTTCTAAACCGCTTTTAGAAACATCACGTAAAGGCTATCTAGCGGCATTAAGTACTTCCAGTTATTCTCTGGTTAGCTTGTTAGCACATTTTGGACCCATTATGAATACCGACGGTAGCTGTATTTCCTTAACTTATTTAGCCTCTTCACGTGCTGTACCCGGCTATGGAGGTGGTATGAGTGCAGCGAAAGCCGCATTAGAAAGTGACACCAAAATGCTTGCTTGGGAAGCAGGAAGAAAATGGGGAGTTCGTGTAAATACTATTTCTGCAGGTCCTCTAGCGAGCCGTGCAGGAAAAGCCATCGGATTTATCGAACAAATGGTAGATTATTACTTAGATTGGACTCCAATCCCGAAGCCTATGACAACAGAACAAGTCGGAGCCGCCGCTGCATTTCTAGTTTCTCCATTAGCTAGTGCAATTACCGGAGAAACTCTTTATGTAGATCATGGAGCAAGTATCATGGGAATTGGCCCCGAAATGCTTCCTAAGCATTCTTAA
- the mutY gene encoding A/G-specific adenine glycosylase, whose translation MAKIAFSERAKKFPVEKLKKWFADNKRSFPWRDNPSPYNVWVSEVMLQQTRAEVVVNYFLEWMEKFPTIKALATAKEEDVIKAWEGLGYYTRVRNLLDGARMVMKDFGGELPDDPLDLMQIKGLGPYTVHAILAFAFKRRTAAVDGNVLRVISRVFLIDASIDLESTKTWVFRIALSLLPAKDPQIITEALIELGACICKRAPKCEICPLNTMCGAYKEGRQKSLPIRHARKKIVTLFRWVAIILYEDAIVLEQRKPEEMMAGLYEFPYIEVESFDDLSDIEGLIQEMEERVGTPLVFYGELEEQRHAFTHYKVRLIPRIFRAKSKPKSEFLYPIEILDSLPFSSGHRKIKGWLLENAYTLSNPELVKV comes from the coding sequence ATGGCAAAGATAGCTTTTTCTGAAAGAGCAAAGAAATTTCCTGTGGAAAAGTTAAAAAAATGGTTTGCAGATAATAAGCGTAGCTTCCCATGGCGAGACAATCCTTCACCGTATAATGTCTGGGTTTCCGAAGTGATGCTCCAGCAAACTCGAGCAGAAGTAGTAGTAAATTATTTTCTTGAGTGGATGGAGAAGTTTCCTACCATAAAAGCATTAGCTACGGCTAAAGAAGAAGACGTGATTAAAGCTTGGGAAGGTTTAGGTTATTATACTCGAGTGCGGAATCTTTTGGATGGAGCTCGCATGGTGATGAAGGATTTCGGAGGAGAGCTTCCTGACGATCCTTTAGATTTAATGCAGATAAAAGGATTGGGTCCATATACAGTACATGCCATTTTAGCTTTTGCTTTTAAAAGGAGAACAGCTGCAGTAGATGGCAATGTTTTACGGGTAATTAGCAGAGTATTTTTAATAGATGCTTCTATAGATTTAGAATCTACTAAAACTTGGGTATTTAGAATTGCCTTATCTCTTTTGCCCGCTAAAGATCCGCAGATAATTACCGAAGCTTTGATAGAGCTTGGAGCATGTATTTGTAAGCGTGCTCCGAAATGTGAAATTTGTCCTTTAAATACTATGTGTGGTGCTTATAAAGAAGGTCGGCAAAAATCTCTTCCTATACGCCATGCTAGGAAAAAAATTGTTACATTATTTCGTTGGGTAGCGATTATTCTTTATGAAGATGCTATCGTTCTTGAACAGAGAAAACCTGAGGAGATGATGGCTGGTTTATACGAATTTCCTTATATAGAGGTTGAGTCTTTTGATGATCTTTCGGATATAGAAGGGCTTATCCAAGAAATGGAGGAACGTGTGGGAACTCCGTTGGTATTTTATGGAGAATTGGAGGAACAACGTCATGCCTTTACCCATTATAAGGTACGTCTTATTCCAAGAATCTTCCGTGCAAAATCTAAACCAAAATCTGAATTTCTCTATCCTATAGAGATCTTAGATTCTTTGCCTTTTTCTTCCGGACATAGGAAAATAAAGGGCTGGTTATTAGAAAATGCTTATACTCTTTCTAATCCTGAACTTGTGAAGGTTTAA
- a CDS encoding HAD-IIB family hydrolase — protein MDRLLITDIDGTITHLPHHLDPEIIKNLHHLHNSGWKIFFLTGRYFSYANQLFKDLSVPYLLGCQNGACVWSSEENKFLYFKDIPNEILYKLEICVEDGDVIFSIESGAMNQDRYYRFTSCPSEKELLRHLDPVYFPFAKDRERLVESKKLSRDYPHEMFAVAKIFGKRSEVEKIQERIHKSKELVENLTITFMRWPFDFDYAILFMTDKSVSKGYAVDRIIDLIYEGQRPFIMASGDDANDIDLIERGDFKIVMNSAPKHMHGVADFLASPAKDLGILPAWEAGVEMYQRIKNA, from the coding sequence ATGGATAGATTACTGATTACAGATATAGATGGTACAATTACACATCTTCCGCATCATTTAGATCCTGAAATTATTAAGAATTTACATCACCTTCATAATTCTGGATGGAAAATATTTTTCCTTACTGGAAGATACTTTTCTTATGCCAATCAATTATTCAAAGACCTTTCGGTTCCGTATCTATTAGGATGTCAAAATGGTGCTTGTGTTTGGTCGTCTGAAGAGAATAAATTTCTTTATTTTAAAGATATTCCCAATGAGATTTTATATAAATTAGAGATATGTGTGGAAGATGGTGATGTGATTTTTTCCATAGAATCTGGAGCTATGAACCAAGATCGATATTATCGATTTACATCCTGTCCCAGTGAAAAAGAACTCTTGCGTCATTTAGATCCTGTATATTTTCCCTTTGCAAAAGATAGAGAGAGATTAGTAGAGAGTAAAAAGCTTTCTAGAGATTATCCTCATGAAATGTTTGCCGTTGCAAAAATTTTTGGTAAAAGAAGTGAAGTAGAAAAGATACAAGAAAGAATTCACAAATCTAAAGAGTTAGTTGAGAATTTGACTATCACATTCATGCGATGGCCTTTTGATTTTGATTATGCCATCTTATTCATGACAGACAAATCTGTATCTAAAGGGTATGCTGTTGACCGTATTATTGATTTAATCTACGAAGGTCAAAGACCTTTCATTATGGCTTCAGGGGATGATGCTAACGATATTGATTTAATTGAACGTGGAGATTTTAAGATTGTGATGAATTCTGCTCCAAAACACATGCATGGCGTAGCGGATTTTCTTGCCTCCCCGGCGAAAGATTTAGGAATTCTTCCAGCGTGGGAGGCAGGTGTAGAAATGTATCAAAGAATTAAGAATGCTTAG
- a CDS encoding putative quorum-sensing-regulated virulence factor, translated as MTALIFYDTETTGTQIDKDRIIEIAAYNNATKESFVTYVNPEIPIPEEASKIHGITTSTVTSAPKFPEAYKQFCDFCGNEAILVAHNNDSFDFPLLEKECRRHSLQPLSLRTIDSLKWAQKYRPDLPKHNLQYLRQVYGFAENQAHRALDDVITLHNVFSALIGDLSAEQVLALMEESRHPKAFKMPFGKYRGKPLTEVPASYIQWLENQGNLDKDMKAAIDLMKQMT; from the coding sequence ATGACAGCACTAATTTTTTACGATACGGAGACTACAGGAACACAGATAGATAAAGATCGTATTATAGAAATTGCTGCCTATAACAACGCTACTAAAGAATCTTTTGTCACCTATGTAAATCCTGAAATTCCTATTCCTGAGGAAGCATCAAAAATTCATGGGATTACTACATCTACAGTGACTTCGGCTCCAAAATTTCCTGAAGCCTACAAGCAATTTTGTGATTTTTGCGGAAATGAAGCTATTCTTGTTGCACATAATAATGATAGTTTTGACTTCCCACTACTTGAAAAGGAATGTCGTAGACATTCCTTACAGCCTTTATCTTTAAGGACAATAGATTCATTAAAATGGGCACAAAAATACCGCCCAGACTTGCCTAAACATAATTTACAATATTTACGTCAGGTATACGGTTTTGCAGAAAACCAGGCCCACCGCGCTTTAGACGATGTGATTACCCTACACAATGTATTTTCCGCACTTATAGGAGATCTTTCTGCGGAGCAAGTACTTGCTCTAATGGAAGAGAGCCGTCATCCTAAAGCATTTAAAATGCCTTTTGGGAAATATAGAGGCAAACCTCTAACTGAGGTCCCCGCATCGTATATCCAATGGTTAGAAAATCAAGGCAACCTGGATAAAGATATGAAAGCTGCCATTGACTTAATGAAACAAATGACATGA
- a CDS encoding RluA family pseudouridine synthase yields the protein MKEFSWVADDVERLSSFLRSRLPDYKKHIILNSVRYHGCRVNGHLERFESYKVQPGDCITLTLQIRSEPKILWEDLNCCIYDKPSHISTENLAKITGFNIVHRLDRDTTGCILFAKNANSANALAELFKKRKIHKQYTALVFGHPKKSSGTLISYTAPKLRRCGAVIFGNTNKDSGKLTITNWSVLCTYKHYTLMRCEPITGRTHQIRLHMQTLGHPVVGDVDYGRKEQPKNVFRPLLHAHSLTFTSPFSQEKVDVIASPSGDPREVVPHLLQKS from the coding sequence ATGAAAGAATTCTCATGGGTTGCTGATGATGTAGAAAGATTATCATCTTTCTTACGTTCTCGGCTTCCCGATTATAAAAAACATATCATTCTTAATTCGGTTCGTTATCACGGTTGTCGTGTAAACGGTCACTTGGAAAGGTTCGAATCTTATAAAGTTCAACCTGGAGATTGCATTACTTTAACATTGCAAATAAGATCAGAGCCAAAAATTCTTTGGGAAGATCTAAATTGTTGTATTTACGACAAACCTTCGCATATCTCTACGGAAAATCTAGCAAAAATAACCGGATTCAATATAGTCCATAGGCTGGATAGAGATACCACGGGATGTATCCTATTTGCCAAAAATGCAAATTCTGCTAATGCCCTCGCGGAACTGTTCAAGAAACGAAAAATACATAAACAATACACTGCTTTAGTTTTTGGTCATCCAAAAAAATCTTCAGGTACGTTAATTTCTTATACTGCTCCTAAGTTGCGCCGTTGCGGTGCTGTAATTTTTGGAAATACAAATAAAGATTCTGGGAAATTAACAATTACAAATTGGTCGGTGTTGTGTACTTATAAACACTATACTTTAATGCGCTGTGAGCCAATTACAGGAAGGACACACCAAATTCGTCTACATATGCAAACTCTCGGTCATCCGGTTGTTGGGGATGTAGATTATGGTAGGAAAGAACAACCGAAAAATGTATTTCGTCCTCTACTCCACGCACATAGCCTAACCTTTACATCGCCATTTTCTCAAGAAAAGGTAGATGTTATAGCATCCCCATCAGGAGATCCTAGAGAAGTAGTCCCCCACCTACTACAGAAAAGTTAA
- a CDS encoding 1,4-dihydroxy-6-naphthoate synthase, which translates to MILSAAFSPCPNDIFLFRSFLERHEGFSLLNQITIADIATLNELALQHRFSLIKISAALFPKVADNYTLMEVGTIIGYGVGPLVLASDPIAPLKSIATPGETTTAHLLCKIFYPDAKLIPMKYSEILASILRNDVNAGVIIHEERFSYNSQLFLRADLGKLWEERTQLPLPLGCLVVSKTVPQTVIDILTLALRKSLFLALKDPEGSENKALEYSRNKDTTVIRKFIDTYVNDETLVLSNSGKKSLYTLSNYVSCLI; encoded by the coding sequence ATGATACTCTCAGCTGCTTTTTCACCCTGCCCTAATGATATTTTCTTATTTCGTTCTTTTTTAGAACGTCATGAAGGTTTTTCATTATTAAATCAAATCACCATTGCAGATATTGCAACATTAAATGAATTAGCCTTACAACATCGCTTTTCTCTAATAAAAATATCGGCAGCGTTATTTCCAAAAGTTGCCGATAATTATACTCTTATGGAAGTAGGCACGATTATTGGTTATGGTGTAGGACCTCTAGTATTAGCTTCCGATCCTATAGCACCTCTAAAATCTATAGCAACTCCTGGAGAAACAACAACAGCGCATTTACTCTGTAAAATATTCTATCCTGATGCGAAACTCATCCCTATGAAATATAGTGAGATCCTTGCGTCTATTTTACGTAATGATGTAAATGCAGGTGTGATCATTCACGAGGAAAGATTCAGCTACAATTCACAACTATTTTTAAGAGCAGATCTTGGGAAACTATGGGAGGAGAGAACACAACTTCCCTTACCTTTAGGATGTCTTGTTGTGTCAAAAACAGTTCCACAAACTGTTATAGATATTTTAACCCTAGCATTAAGAAAATCTCTATTTTTAGCATTAAAAGATCCTGAAGGTTCTGAAAATAAAGCTTTAGAATATTCTAGAAATAAAGATACCACAGTTATTCGCAAGTTCATCGATACATATGTAAATGATGAAACTCTTGTATTATCTAATTCAGGGAAAAAATCTCTTTATACATTATCAAATTATGTCAGCTGCCTTATCTAA
- a CDS encoding MazG nucleotide pyrophosphohydrolase domain-containing protein — MKNKDFSQLIELVRKMVSDGICPWTDHQDFDSILSHILQECRELSEAVHEGYPVKEVTSEAGDVLTLVLLLCFKMEFLGMSSVDAIITEALAKIRRRAPHVFDPSKTISYEEARIAWALAKLEEKSEK; from the coding sequence ATGAAAAATAAAGACTTTTCTCAATTGATAGAGCTTGTTAGAAAAATGGTCTCAGATGGTATCTGTCCTTGGACAGATCATCAGGATTTTGATTCCATACTTAGTCATATTCTTCAGGAGTGTAGGGAGCTTTCGGAAGCTGTTCATGAGGGATATCCTGTCAAGGAAGTCACCTCGGAAGCTGGGGATGTTCTTACTCTTGTGTTGTTATTGTGCTTCAAGATGGAATTTCTAGGAATGTCTTCGGTAGATGCAATTATTACTGAAGCCCTTGCTAAAATTCGTCGTCGTGCTCCTCATGTTTTCGATCCAAGTAAAACAATTTCTTATGAGGAAGCGAGAATAGCATGGGCTCTTGCTAAACTCGAAGAGAAAAGTGAAAAATAG